A genomic window from Candidatus Cloacimonadota bacterium includes:
- a CDS encoding O-antigen ligase domain-containing protein: MEKSNLNYLNLLIYILFFLFSFLFCKNMANPSDGPRWILLNLTAVILPLSLLIFLRKKKKSIIFEFSFFHLLILILFIWLLFTTVIAIDKANSIDEFINLLSFIILLVFFSFYGKKVNLRNIIRIFVIIISSVSLLGLFQYYGILSDLFAQVSSPASTFVNKNLATPLVVLFFPFIFFSILFSNSKKKRLIQTFCFAITLSYLIASTTKSSWMGVFLSFVFFVGIILFFKDIRKNSFRKFHRSSLFFLIPGILLTFLIVHIRTYLPAPQDENLSLKSTLDFFQGKEKLTAHETKAFNKPVAIRLSKWQNSFEIVKDHPLSGIGLGSFDAVYPFYHKSKIDDQWFMPRFFLGGTHNDSLQFIIETGIVGFILILMIFLLIYFFLIKLLHLNDKNMIFYLASLTGITGLIIDSFFNYPFHHPTYLFYTAFLLGTIYAKYREHFPDNRFKIRFKANRSYSIPVLIILLLISVYISRARYLSGVYLKKALFMENSNLFSTASEYSKKAVDQWQFQNRTLFVNSRILYSYYSNNRSEKSYRELKKYNYLTLQSLPYHYIPNLIRILLITEKREPAQVRNLLKSIPLFLRITPNEQLYDAYELIGYIYYLNRDKTNSLYYYRKVLAKFPDNEKIRKRVELLLSIEENSERVE, encoded by the coding sequence ATGGAAAAAAGTAATCTAAATTATCTAAATCTCCTAATTTATATTCTATTCTTCCTTTTCTCCTTCCTCTTTTGCAAGAACATGGCAAATCCTTCAGATGGACCAAGATGGATTTTGTTAAATCTCACTGCTGTAATTTTGCCTTTATCTTTGCTGATATTTCTTCGTAAAAAGAAAAAATCAATAATTTTCGAATTCTCATTTTTTCATTTACTTATTTTAATACTTTTTATCTGGTTACTGTTCACAACAGTGATCGCTATCGACAAAGCGAACTCTATCGATGAATTTATTAACCTGCTCTCATTCATCATACTGCTGGTTTTCTTCTCTTTTTATGGGAAGAAAGTGAATCTCCGGAATATTATCAGAATTTTCGTCATCATTATATCTTCAGTTTCGTTATTGGGATTATTTCAGTATTATGGAATTTTGAGTGATCTCTTTGCTCAAGTATCTTCTCCGGCATCGACTTTTGTGAATAAAAATCTGGCAACTCCTTTAGTAGTGCTGTTCTTTCCCTTTATTTTTTTCAGCATATTATTTTCCAATTCCAAAAAAAAGAGACTGATCCAAACCTTCTGTTTTGCGATTACTTTATCCTACCTGATCGCTTCCACCACAAAAAGTTCCTGGATGGGAGTTTTTTTATCATTTGTTTTTTTTGTTGGAATTATACTATTTTTCAAGGATATTAGAAAAAATTCTTTCAGGAAATTCCACAGATCGAGCCTGTTTTTCCTTATTCCGGGAATTCTCCTTACATTTCTGATCGTTCATATCAGAACATATTTACCTGCACCTCAAGATGAAAATCTTTCGCTCAAATCCACACTCGATTTCTTTCAGGGAAAGGAAAAATTAACTGCTCACGAAACAAAAGCATTTAACAAACCTGTAGCGATCAGGCTTTCCAAATGGCAGAACAGTTTTGAGATCGTCAAAGACCATCCGCTTTCAGGTATCGGTCTCGGAAGTTTCGATGCTGTATATCCGTTTTATCATAAGAGCAAGATCGATGATCAGTGGTTCATGCCCAGATTCTTTCTTGGCGGAACACATAACGATTCTCTGCAATTCATTATTGAAACCGGAATTGTGGGCTTTATCCTGATCTTGATGATTTTTCTTTTAATTTATTTCTTTCTGATAAAATTACTGCATCTGAATGATAAAAACATGATATTTTATCTGGCATCATTAACCGGAATTACAGGTTTGATCATAGATTCTTTTTTCAATTATCCCTTTCATCATCCGACTTATCTTTTTTATACCGCTTTTTTATTGGGAACAATTTATGCCAAATATCGAGAGCATTTTCCCGATAATCGATTTAAGATCAGGTTCAAGGCAAATCGATCTTATTCAATTCCTGTTTTGATCATACTTTTATTAATTTCTGTTTATATTTCAAGGGCAAGATATCTATCCGGTGTTTACCTGAAAAAGGCTTTATTTATGGAAAATTCCAATCTCTTTTCTACTGCTTCCGAATACTCGAAAAAAGCGGTAGATCAATGGCAATTTCAAAATAGAACTTTGTTCGTGAATTCCAGGATTTTATATTCATATTATTCGAATAATAGATCTGAAAAAAGTTATCGGGAATTAAAAAAATACAATTATCTAACCTTACAAAGCCTGCCCTATCATTACATTCCGAATTTGATCAGGATACTTCTGATAACTGAAAAAAGAGAACCTGCACAGGTGAGGAATCTATTAAAATCGATTCCCTTATTTTTGAGGATAACTCCGAATGAACAATTATATGATGCGTATGAATTGATCGGTTATATTTATTATCTGAATAGAGATAAGACAAATTCTTTGTATTATTATAGAAAAGTTTTAGCAAAATTTCCCGATAATGAGAAGATCAGGAAAAGGGTGGAGCTGCTGTTGAGTATTGAGGAAAACTCTGAAAGAGTTGAATAA
- a CDS encoding T9SS type A sorting domain-containing protein, which produces MINITNFRVIIRVILILILTSFFFTINAAHDSDVLFDDTQVLEFHFTFEHDNFWDTLEQNYNNGSGAYLKADLEFNGEICEMVGVKLTGNTSMSYPSQKKSMKVKFDAFTEDQDFYGVNKLNLKNAFKDPSFLREKLLCDHINEFIPGPRTSFVKVYLNGIYWGLYNNVEQVNMKFIDKNFGNNEGGNLFKGDPEGDLVWYGDNENAYFDRYCLKTNEEEPDWSDLVYLIDKINNTPLEVFPTELERIFHIRNFLFFSAINNFFVNLDSYIDKGHNYYIYHREDTGKFVHIPWDFNFALGTYKPFLYPQSQLPYLPVFWESAMPLERPLVNRMFQVEEYRQIYLSDYQYLMDNVFQEELLFSRIDSLVNMIRPAVYADTLKMFTNEEFEQSILEDIPYGNSYIFGIKSFLQTRIESINEQLLEFNIPNRISGLYINEFLANNVTDIQDEFNENEDWIEIYNDNDFPVNLNGFFLSDDPSIPDKWKLNNIVIPGNGYELFWADNNPEQGNKHTNFCLDTDGETIGLYCLDGVIPADKYVYDQQQTDVSFGRLPDGGKNWQFFPETTPLNPNYYITIEELFINEFMASNESCIADEYEEFDDWLELYNGNDYDLDLTGMYLTDDPEEPDKWEFPAISIPADGHLLIWADDDTEQGELHTNFKLSADGEYILLYDHDTITLIDSICFAEQQPDVSFGRTSDGFEEWSYFAEPSPGTSNSETSIIEDQYSIPDNSILIGNYPNPFICETKISYFIDQQEKVQVSIYNAKGQLINKLIDNVVDAGFHLITWNGKDRTGKNVSSGVYFYKLNTSKSVSIKKMILMQ; this is translated from the coding sequence ATGATAAATATCACAAATTTTAGAGTGATCATTAGAGTGATTTTAATATTAATTTTAACAAGTTTCTTTTTTACGATCAATGCTGCTCATGATTCCGATGTTCTTTTTGATGACACCCAGGTTCTGGAATTCCACTTTACATTCGAACACGATAATTTCTGGGATACGCTTGAACAGAATTATAATAATGGTTCGGGAGCATACCTGAAAGCTGATCTCGAATTCAATGGTGAGATTTGCGAGATGGTTGGAGTCAAGCTGACAGGTAATACTTCCATGAGTTATCCTTCCCAGAAGAAATCCATGAAGGTCAAATTTGATGCTTTTACGGAAGATCAGGATTTTTATGGAGTTAATAAACTTAATTTGAAAAATGCTTTTAAGGATCCGAGTTTCTTAAGAGAAAAGTTGCTCTGCGATCATATCAACGAATTTATACCTGGTCCCCGTACAAGTTTTGTGAAAGTTTATCTTAACGGTATTTATTGGGGTTTATATAATAATGTTGAACAGGTCAATATGAAATTCATCGATAAGAATTTTGGTAATAATGAGGGCGGAAATCTATTCAAGGGAGATCCTGAAGGTGACCTTGTCTGGTATGGAGATAATGAAAATGCTTATTTTGACAGGTATTGTCTGAAAACTAACGAGGAAGAACCGGACTGGTCCGACCTTGTTTATCTAATCGATAAAATTAACAACACTCCTCTCGAAGTATTTCCCACAGAATTAGAAAGGATTTTCCATATTCGGAATTTCCTGTTTTTCTCAGCTATCAATAATTTCTTTGTGAATTTGGACAGTTACATCGATAAAGGTCATAATTATTATATTTATCACCGCGAAGATACAGGCAAGTTCGTTCATATTCCCTGGGATTTTAATTTTGCATTGGGAACATATAAACCTTTTCTTTATCCGCAATCTCAATTACCATATCTGCCTGTGTTCTGGGAATCTGCCATGCCTTTGGAAAGACCTCTGGTGAATCGTATGTTCCAGGTTGAAGAGTATCGCCAGATCTATTTGAGTGATTATCAATACCTGATGGATAATGTTTTCCAGGAAGAGCTGTTATTCTCCCGTATCGATAGTCTGGTCAATATGATCAGACCTGCTGTTTATGCCGATACCTTGAAGATGTTCACAAACGAGGAATTTGAACAGAGTATTCTGGAAGATATTCCTTATGGAAATTCATATATCTTCGGGATCAAATCTTTTCTGCAAACCAGGATCGAAAGTATTAATGAACAATTGCTCGAATTTAATATTCCCAACAGGATTTCAGGACTTTATATCAATGAATTTCTAGCAAATAATGTGACTGATATTCAGGATGAATTTAATGAAAATGAAGATTGGATAGAGATCTATAATGATAATGATTTTCCGGTTAATCTGAATGGATTTTTCCTTTCTGATGATCCTTCCATTCCTGATAAATGGAAACTGAACAATATCGTGATCCCGGGCAATGGATATGAGCTATTCTGGGCTGATAATAATCCTGAACAGGGAAATAAACATACTAACTTCTGCTTGGATACGGATGGTGAAACTATCGGTTTATATTGCCTGGATGGAGTTATTCCTGCTGATAAATATGTTTATGATCAGCAGCAAACGGATGTTTCGTTCGGCAGGCTGCCCGATGGCGGAAAGAACTGGCAGTTTTTCCCGGAGACAACTCCTTTGAATCCTAATTATTATATTACTATCGAAGAATTGTTCATCAATGAATTTATGGCTTCCAATGAATCGTGTATCGCTGATGAATATGAAGAGTTTGATGATTGGTTGGAATTATATAATGGAAACGATTATGATCTTGACCTAACCGGGATGTATCTGACCGATGATCCGGAAGAACCCGATAAATGGGAATTTCCCGCTATTTCTATTCCTGCTGACGGACATCTTCTCATCTGGGCTGATGATGATACGGAACAGGGCGAGCTGCATACGAATTTCAAATTGAGTGCTGATGGTGAATACATTCTTTTGTATGACCATGATACGATTACTTTGATAGATAGTATCTGTTTTGCGGAACAACAGCCGGATGTTTCTTTTGGCAGAACATCAGATGGATTTGAAGAATGGTCATACTTTGCCGAGCCGTCTCCCGGAACTTCAAATTCAGAGACATCAATAATCGAAGATCAATATTCCATTCCTGATAATTCCATTTTGATCGGGAATTATCCAAATCCATTCATTTGCGAGACAAAGATCAGCTACTTTATTGATCAGCAGGAGAAAGTTCAGGTCAGTATTTATAATGCCAAAGGACAATTGATCAATAAGCTTATTGATAATGTAGTTGATGCAGGTTTTCATTTAATAACATGGAATGGAAAGGACAGAACCGGAAAGAATGTTTCCTCCGGAGTATATTTTTATAAACTGAATACAAGCAAATCTGTTTCCATTAAAAAGATGATCCTGATGCAGTAG